From Sinorhizobium sp. RAC02, a single genomic window includes:
- a CDS encoding GntR family transcriptional regulator: MTQIASTLAQQIARLVHAERLAPGDALTERSLAERFLVSRSPIRTALRELQRAGVLSPAERGGFEVADPGAAEAFAASESGSDGSEETYLAIARDRLAGAIPDRISENELLRRYGVTRPRLQALLRRMSEEGWAERLPGHGWRFLPVLTSMETYRQSYSFRQAIEPAAILEPGFMLDRPVLERHLEQQRHLVAGGILEISAVRLFEINSEMHEAIAECSRNAFFIESLRRVDRLRRLIEYQQKVDRELARARCIEHVRILELLFDGKNAAAAEEMRKHLRALGPLKAP, from the coding sequence ATGACCCAGATCGCCAGCACCCTAGCCCAGCAGATCGCCAGGCTTGTGCATGCAGAGCGGCTGGCACCCGGCGACGCACTGACAGAGCGTAGCCTTGCCGAACGCTTCCTCGTCTCGCGCTCGCCGATCCGCACGGCGCTCCGCGAGTTGCAGCGCGCGGGCGTGCTGTCGCCGGCTGAAAGAGGCGGTTTCGAGGTCGCTGATCCCGGAGCGGCAGAGGCTTTTGCCGCAAGCGAGTCGGGCTCCGACGGCAGCGAGGAGACATATCTGGCGATCGCCCGCGACCGATTGGCCGGAGCGATCCCCGACAGGATCAGCGAAAATGAACTGCTGCGCCGCTACGGCGTCACGCGCCCTCGCTTGCAGGCCCTGCTCCGGCGCATGTCGGAAGAAGGCTGGGCCGAGCGCCTGCCCGGGCATGGCTGGCGGTTCCTGCCGGTCCTGACCTCGATGGAGACCTATCGGCAGAGCTACAGCTTCCGCCAGGCGATCGAGCCCGCCGCTATCCTGGAGCCGGGCTTCATGCTGGACAGGCCTGTCCTCGAGCGGCACCTTGAGCAGCAGCGCCATCTGGTGGCCGGCGGGATCCTGGAAATCTCCGCCGTCCGGCTTTTCGAGATCAACAGCGAAATGCACGAGGCCATTGCCGAATGCAGCCGCAACGCCTTCTTCATCGAGAGCCTGCGCCGCGTCGATCGGCTTCGCCGGCTCATCGAATATCAGCAGAAGGTCGACCGCGAACTCGCCCGCGCCCGCTGCATCGAGCATGTCCGCATTCTGGAACTTCTGTTCGACGGAAAAAACGCGGCCGCGGCCGAGGAGATGAGAAAGCACCTGCGTGCTCTGGGTCCCCTGAAGGCGCCGTGA
- the cueR gene encoding Cu(I)-responsive transcriptional regulator gives MNIGQASKASGVSAKMIRYYEQTGLIPAADRTSSGYRDYSNTDVHMLRFIRRARDLGFSVAEISDLLGLWRDETRQSVEVKRLAQGHIDELQKKIKGLQDMAHTLTTLVNACHGDHRPHCPILQSLESDLENEDLVIQPRSGAVARPVQ, from the coding sequence ATGAACATTGGACAGGCATCAAAAGCCTCGGGCGTATCGGCCAAGATGATCCGCTACTACGAGCAGACCGGCCTCATTCCCGCCGCTGACCGAACGTCGTCCGGCTATCGCGACTATTCGAACACCGACGTCCACATGCTGCGCTTCATCCGCCGTGCGCGCGATCTCGGTTTTTCTGTGGCCGAGATCAGCGATCTTCTTGGCCTGTGGCGTGACGAGACCCGGCAGAGCGTCGAGGTCAAGCGTCTGGCGCAGGGCCACATCGATGAACTGCAAAAGAAGATCAAGGGCCTGCAGGACATGGCCCACACGCTGACGACGCTCGTCAACGCCTGCCACGGCGACCACCGCCCGCACTGCCCGATCCTGCAAAGCCTCGAAAGCGATCTCGAGAACGAGGACCTGGTTATCCAGCCCCGCTCCGGCGCGGTCGCACGACCGGTGCAATGA
- a CDS encoding heavy metal translocating P-type ATPase, whose product MNAPVRATDLTGTISLPIEGMTCASCVGRVERALKTVPGVETASVNLATERASITTRSTVDRAKLIEAIENAGYSVPVKSAGSAGPTELSIDGMTCASCVGRVERALKAVPGVTGAVVNLATERATVHGEAAVATLIAVIEDAGYEAKLIGAAAAAHSDEDENAERAEKKDAERRELARDFTIAAVLTAPVFLLEMGSHLIPGVHGLIESTIGMQWNWYIQFALTTLVLFVPGIRFYDKGLPALWRLAPDMNSLVAVGTLAAYGYSLVATFAPGFLPPGTINVYYEAAAVIVALILLGRLLEARAKGRTSEAIKRLAGLQAKTARVRRNGKAVDLPIGSVVSGDIVEVRPGERLPVDGEVVEGTSYVDESMITGEPIPVSKVLGSAVVGGTVNQKGAFAFRATAVGGNTVLSQIIRMVEEAQGSKLPIQALVDKVTMWFVPAVFAVAALTFAAWLTFGPSPALTFALVNAVAVLIIACPCAMGLATPTSIMVGTGRGAELGVLFRKGEALQLLKDAKVVALDKTGTLTEGKPTLTDLELAAGFSRSAVLSLVAAVEAKSEHPIASAIVEAAAGEGIALPVVSDFESVTGFGVKAMVEGKRVEIGADRYMNELGHDVATFSKVAARLGDEGKSPLYAAIDGKLAAIIAVADPIKAATPAAIKALHDLGLKVAMITGDNARTAKAIAARLGIDEVVGEVLPDGKVDAVRRLRAKYGKVAFVGDGINDAPALAEADVGLAIGTGTDIAIEAADVVLMSGSLQGVPNAIALSKATIGNIRQNLFWAFAYNTALIPVATGLLYPAYGILLSPVFAAGAMALSSVFVLGNALRLRTIKLAN is encoded by the coding sequence ATGAATGCCCCCGTTCGCGCAACAGACTTAACCGGAACGATATCGCTCCCCATCGAGGGCATGACGTGCGCGTCCTGCGTCGGGCGTGTCGAAAGAGCCCTGAAGACCGTCCCGGGGGTCGAGACCGCATCGGTCAACCTGGCGACGGAGCGTGCGAGCATCACGACCAGATCGACGGTCGACCGCGCCAAGCTCATCGAGGCCATCGAAAATGCCGGCTATTCCGTGCCTGTGAAATCGGCAGGTTCGGCCGGCCCCACGGAGCTGTCGATTGACGGCATGACGTGCGCATCCTGCGTCGGCCGTGTCGAGCGTGCCCTGAAGGCGGTTCCCGGCGTAACGGGGGCGGTCGTCAATCTGGCGACGGAGCGCGCGACAGTCCACGGAGAGGCCGCGGTCGCGACCCTGATCGCGGTGATCGAGGACGCTGGTTATGAGGCAAAGCTGATCGGTGCGGCCGCCGCCGCCCATAGCGATGAAGACGAGAACGCCGAGCGAGCGGAGAAGAAGGACGCCGAGCGCCGTGAACTGGCCCGCGATTTCACCATCGCGGCGGTGCTCACCGCGCCTGTCTTTCTTCTGGAGATGGGATCGCACCTCATTCCGGGCGTGCATGGCCTCATCGAATCCACGATCGGCATGCAGTGGAACTGGTACATCCAGTTCGCACTGACAACGCTCGTCCTCTTCGTTCCGGGCATTCGCTTCTATGACAAGGGGCTGCCGGCGCTCTGGCGTCTTGCTCCCGACATGAACTCGCTTGTGGCCGTCGGTACGCTCGCAGCTTACGGCTATTCGCTGGTCGCGACCTTCGCCCCCGGTTTCCTGCCGCCCGGCACGATCAACGTTTACTATGAGGCCGCCGCAGTCATCGTCGCGCTCATTCTGCTCGGCCGCCTGCTCGAGGCCCGCGCCAAGGGTCGGACGTCCGAAGCGATCAAGCGCCTGGCAGGTCTTCAAGCCAAGACGGCGCGCGTGCGCAGGAACGGCAAGGCGGTCGACCTGCCGATCGGCTCGGTCGTTTCCGGCGATATCGTCGAAGTTCGTCCCGGTGAACGCCTGCCCGTTGATGGCGAGGTGGTGGAAGGCACAAGCTATGTCGACGAGTCGATGATTACCGGCGAGCCGATCCCGGTTTCCAAGGTGCTGGGTAGCGCGGTCGTCGGTGGTACGGTCAACCAGAAGGGCGCGTTCGCGTTCCGCGCTACGGCGGTCGGCGGCAATACGGTGCTTTCGCAGATCATCCGCATGGTCGAAGAGGCGCAGGGCTCCAAGCTGCCGATCCAGGCGCTGGTCGACAAGGTCACGATGTGGTTCGTACCGGCCGTCTTCGCCGTCGCGGCGCTGACCTTTGCGGCCTGGCTCACCTTCGGCCCGTCACCCGCGCTTACCTTTGCGCTGGTCAATGCCGTCGCTGTCCTGATCATCGCCTGCCCGTGCGCCATGGGTCTGGCGACGCCGACCTCCATCATGGTGGGCACCGGCCGCGGTGCGGAACTCGGCGTACTCTTCCGCAAGGGGGAAGCACTCCAGTTGCTGAAGGACGCCAAGGTCGTGGCGCTCGATAAGACGGGCACCCTGACCGAGGGCAAGCCGACCCTGACCGACCTGGAACTGGCCGCCGGCTTCAGCAGATCAGCAGTCCTTAGTCTTGTCGCCGCTGTCGAGGCCAAGTCGGAGCACCCGATTGCCAGTGCGATCGTGGAGGCGGCCGCCGGTGAAGGCATCGCGCTGCCGGTTGTGTCGGACTTTGAATCGGTGACGGGTTTCGGCGTCAAGGCCATGGTTGAAGGCAAGCGCGTTGAAATCGGCGCAGACCGCTACATGAACGAGCTCGGCCATGATGTCGCAACGTTCTCCAAGGTTGCCGCCCGTCTCGGTGACGAAGGCAAGTCGCCCCTCTATGCCGCGATCGACGGAAAGCTCGCGGCGATCATCGCGGTCGCCGATCCGATCAAGGCCGCCACGCCTGCGGCAATCAAGGCCCTGCACGATCTCGGCCTCAAGGTCGCAATGATTACCGGCGACAATGCCCGCACTGCCAAGGCCATAGCAGCCCGGCTGGGGATTGACGAAGTGGTGGGGGAAGTGTTGCCGGACGGCAAGGTCGATGCGGTTCGCCGCCTCAGGGCCAAGTACGGCAAGGTCGCCTTCGTCGGTGACGGCATCAACGACGCCCCGGCACTTGCGGAGGCGGATGTCGGTCTTGCCATCGGCACGGGTACGGATATCGCAATCGAGGCGGCGGACGTGGTCCTGATGTCGGGCAGCCTGCAGGGCGTGCCGAACGCGATCGCTCTGTCAAAGGCGACCATCGGCAATATCCGGCAGAACCTGTTCTGGGCGTTTGCCTACAACACGGCCCTCATCCCGGTCGCGACCGGCCTTCTCTATCCGGCCTACGGCATCTTGCTCTCGCCGGTCTTTGCCGCGGGCGCCATGGCTCTGTCCAGCGTCTTCGTGCTCGGCAATGCGCTGCGGTTGCGGACGATCAAGCTGGCGAACTGA
- a CDS encoding heavy-metal-associated domain-containing protein yields the protein MKLTIENMTCGGCAKSVTKAIQSVDPNAKIETSPAIRSVEIETTATLAAVQQVLEEAGYPATAG from the coding sequence ATGAAGCTCACAATCGAAAACATGACCTGCGGCGGCTGCGCCAAATCCGTCACCAAGGCAATCCAGTCGGTCGATCCCAACGCGAAGATCGAGACCAGCCCCGCCATACGCAGCGTCGAGATCGAGACGACCGCCACCCTGGCCGCAGTTCAACAGGTTCTCGAAGAGGCCGGTTATCCGGCAACCGCGGGCTGA
- a CDS encoding DUF305 domain-containing protein has translation MHKLTPIFIAGALATSGGLAIAQSQMNKDNPMQGHSMSGHTMPVPDTPSTAAFASANDRMHKDMMVEFTGDADIDFMRGMIPHHQGAIDMAKVVLEHGKDPQVRKLAEEVIKAQESEIAMMKTWLADRGR, from the coding sequence ATGCACAAGCTCACCCCGATCTTCATCGCAGGTGCGCTCGCCACTAGCGGTGGCCTCGCAATCGCCCAGAGCCAGATGAACAAGGACAATCCGATGCAAGGTCATAGTATGTCGGGCCACACGATGCCGGTTCCTGACACTCCCTCGACGGCGGCGTTCGCCAGCGCCAATGACCGCATGCACAAGGACATGATGGTCGAGTTCACCGGTGATGCCGACATCGACTTCATGCGCGGCATGATCCCGCACCATCAGGGTGCGATCGACATGGCGAAAGTCGTGCTTGAGCACGGCAAGGATCCGCAGGTGCGCAAACTCGCCGAAGAGGTGATCAAGGCGCAGGAAAGCGAGATCGCCATGATGAAAACCTGGCTCGCCGATCGCGGCCGCTAA
- a CDS encoding multicopper oxidase family protein has protein sequence MHRRTFLASLAGLVAAGPATAQMKHDMGGTSGHGGHNMPMAGTNPVLPEGQPLRALPRLSNQSAVPGVFKAKLAAEPGFVRFAEGLDTPVLLYNGTNPVIEANEGDTVEISFENRIPGEPTTIHWHGMPVPADQDGNPTDPVASGDERIYAFELPEGSAASYWFHPHPHGLTAEQVYRGLAGIFLVKPKDDPIPPDYGDTVLMLTDLRIAADGTMPESTMADLMNGRVGDHVLVNGQKNPAMTVARGEKRRLRLYNATNARFLRLAFENASMTVIGTDGGLIEAPVSVNELLLTPAERVELIVFFDKPGEAKLTTLDYERGWMGPGKPNEAGMILLTANVSEEATAAMPPLPAKLRSIEHLGNPAVTRRFVLTESMGGMDHGSMTMSGMDHSSMPMSSESMDMKFLINGASFDMNRIDEVSKVGQVELWEIVNEADMDHPFHVHGTQFQITEHEKDGKVSMPSYRAWKDTVNITAGETVRILLRQDLPGPRMYHCHILEHEQLGMMGTIDIQA, from the coding sequence ATGCATCGACGGACTTTTCTGGCGAGCCTTGCGGGTCTCGTCGCTGCCGGGCCTGCTACAGCCCAGATGAAGCACGATATGGGCGGCACGAGCGGCCACGGCGGTCACAACATGCCCATGGCGGGCACCAACCCGGTTTTGCCGGAAGGGCAGCCTCTCAGGGCGTTGCCACGCCTGTCGAACCAGTCGGCCGTGCCCGGCGTATTCAAGGCAAAGCTGGCCGCAGAACCAGGTTTCGTAAGGTTCGCCGAAGGGCTCGACACGCCTGTGCTTCTCTACAACGGCACCAATCCCGTGATCGAGGCAAATGAGGGCGACACGGTCGAGATCAGCTTTGAGAACAGGATTCCAGGCGAACCCACGACGATCCATTGGCATGGCATGCCGGTTCCGGCCGATCAGGATGGCAATCCAACGGACCCCGTAGCCTCGGGCGACGAGCGCATCTATGCGTTCGAGCTGCCGGAAGGCAGTGCAGCGTCCTACTGGTTTCATCCCCACCCCCATGGACTGACCGCCGAGCAGGTCTATCGCGGGCTCGCCGGTATCTTTCTGGTCAAACCGAAGGACGACCCCATCCCACCGGACTATGGCGACACGGTCCTCATGCTCACCGACCTCAGGATCGCCGCCGACGGGACGATGCCGGAAAGCACGATGGCCGATCTGATGAACGGTCGCGTTGGTGATCACGTGCTCGTCAATGGGCAGAAGAACCCGGCGATGACTGTTGCGCGTGGCGAAAAACGCCGCTTACGCCTCTACAACGCGACGAATGCGCGGTTCCTGCGCCTCGCGTTCGAGAATGCGAGCATGACCGTCATCGGAACGGACGGCGGCCTGATCGAGGCACCCGTCTCCGTCAACGAACTGTTGCTCACGCCGGCCGAACGCGTTGAGTTGATCGTTTTCTTCGACAAGCCGGGCGAAGCCAAGCTCACGACGCTCGACTACGAGCGTGGATGGATGGGGCCGGGCAAACCGAACGAGGCCGGCATGATCCTGCTGACGGCAAACGTATCAGAAGAGGCGACGGCCGCAATGCCGCCCCTGCCCGCAAAGCTACGCTCCATCGAACATCTCGGGAACCCGGCTGTCACGCGCCGGTTCGTGCTGACGGAATCAATGGGCGGAATGGACCATGGCAGCATGACAATGAGCGGCATGGATCATTCCAGCATGCCCATGTCGTCCGAAAGCATGGACATGAAGTTCCTGATCAACGGTGCCAGCTTCGACATGAACCGGATAGACGAAGTCTCGAAAGTCGGACAAGTCGAGCTTTGGGAAATCGTCAACGAGGCGGATATGGACCATCCGTTCCATGTGCACGGGACGCAGTTTCAGATCACGGAGCATGAGAAGGATGGGAAGGTCTCCATGCCATCCTATCGAGCGTGGAAGGATACCGTGAACATCACGGCCGGTGAGACGGTGCGAATATTGCTGCGCCAGGATCTGCCGGGACCGCGCATGTATCACTGCCACATCCTCGAGCACGAACAGCTCGGCATGATGGGCACGATCGACATCCAGGCCTAG
- a CDS encoding 2Fe-2S iron-sulfur cluster-binding protein: MTVKRIDIRQVRARLEVQNGQTILDTALAAGIPYPHGCKSGRCGSCKSRLIEGEVDLLQHSRFALTDEEKADGLILACRALPRTDAAVAWLGSEDDTIHPLQRMEGVVTFLDDLTHDIKLLRIAPQDGIPLQYTAGQYAQVEFNGVPARSYSMANMYGDGGLEFHIRRVPGGITSEHVHGTLKVGDRARLTLPLGSSGLRQRHSGPILCIAGGSGLAPIKSIVETALAYGMKQQIHVYFGVRAERDLYLVEHFQALTKRHFNLTFVPVLSQAQPTQYRSGVVTQAVAEDLSSLADWKAYVAGPPPMVEAAMEMAFARGLRRQDMHADVFFTPEDLPAPAVE, translated from the coding sequence GTGACAGTCAAACGCATTGATATCCGGCAGGTTCGAGCCCGCCTTGAAGTCCAGAATGGGCAGACCATACTCGATACGGCACTCGCCGCCGGCATTCCCTACCCCCATGGCTGCAAGTCCGGGCGCTGCGGCTCCTGCAAGTCCCGGTTGATCGAGGGGGAGGTGGACCTGCTTCAGCATTCGCGCTTCGCCCTGACCGATGAAGAGAAAGCCGACGGTCTTATCCTGGCATGCCGGGCGTTGCCCCGGACGGATGCAGCCGTGGCCTGGCTAGGCAGCGAAGACGACACCATTCATCCGCTACAACGTATGGAAGGCGTCGTGACCTTCCTTGATGACCTCACCCACGACATCAAACTGCTTCGGATTGCACCGCAGGACGGAATTCCTTTGCAGTACACTGCAGGGCAGTATGCGCAGGTCGAGTTCAATGGCGTTCCGGCCCGCAGCTATTCAATGGCCAACATGTACGGCGACGGCGGTCTTGAATTCCATATTCGTCGTGTTCCGGGAGGGATTACCTCGGAGCATGTGCATGGCACATTGAAGGTCGGTGACAGGGCAAGACTCACGCTCCCTTTGGGCTCTTCCGGCCTGCGCCAGCGGCATTCCGGCCCGATCCTGTGCATTGCCGGCGGCTCCGGGCTGGCGCCGATCAAGTCCATCGTGGAAACTGCTCTCGCTTACGGGATGAAGCAGCAGATCCATGTCTACTTCGGCGTCCGCGCCGAGCGTGATCTCTATCTTGTTGAGCATTTCCAGGCTCTTACCAAGCGGCATTTCAATCTCACCTTCGTGCCCGTGCTGTCGCAGGCGCAGCCCACACAATATCGGAGCGGTGTCGTGACGCAGGCTGTGGCGGAGGATCTTTCCAGCCTTGCCGACTGGAAAGCCTATGTTGCCGGCCCACCGCCGATGGTGGAGGCGGCCATGGAAATGGCATTTGCGCGCGGATTGCGCAGGCAAGACATGCACGCCGACGTATTCTTTACCCCGGAGGATTTGCCGGCGCCGGCTGTCGAATGA
- a CDS encoding glutaredoxin family protein yields MTETSAPHILIYTTPTCPDCHALKRWLSERGLAYEERDLTDPLIAEEAKARSGVRVAPITIVGSEIFYGTFQSQKPGLSKALGQTQGM; encoded by the coding sequence ATGACGGAAACCAGCGCCCCGCACATTCTTATCTACACGACCCCGACCTGTCCGGACTGTCATGCGCTCAAGCGCTGGCTCTCCGAGCGGGGGCTAGCTTACGAGGAACGCGATCTCACCGATCCTCTGATCGCGGAGGAAGCAAAGGCGCGATCGGGTGTGCGAGTGGCGCCGATCACCATCGTCGGTTCGGAAATCTTCTACGGCACATTCCAGAGCCAGAAGCCGGGCCTGTCGAAGGCGCTCGGACAGACGCAAGGCATGTGA